Proteins from a single region of Callithrix jacchus isolate 240 chromosome 12, calJac240_pri, whole genome shotgun sequence:
- the LOC103791257 gene encoding cyclin-Y-like protein 2 isoform X29, translating into MGNILCCCVCPKSDDDEVSGCPPESKICEATAEDMTAAAPTAAAIEPAELTVEAGEDLPVHDICDGEMPGDRALESHYSDHPKTKKSQAVDRALESDPSDHLEGKKYPADDRALESDPSDHPEGKKYPADDRALESDPSDHPEGKKYPSNDRALECDPSDHPEGRKYSADDSSSELSSSQTWTSQTDSSLELSSSETWTSQTAQEIGENSLRNHIYMDHFSLKFSSCSTIFLEDSTASCPDFEMTLHYVALEFYFLTKERKGIVSFTIFDERVYPLEDKMEKYIRCDPSQTMIYEFIRSLFYVKILNVADVIKSRMYIQRLLRCAPMYIRPTTWRRIILGAFLVVIKVGSNVAVCNEDLCMRFEKTTVDDLNMLEMYFLRLIDYDTNVSKSTYTGYYFRLRDFIVSHGLSSPTYLLDRKRAWDLQALSRMEQYEVFYTGKTRSVSVDDVTTLQRTRAILS; encoded by the exons ATGGGGAACATACTGTGCTGCTGTGTGTGCCCCAAGTCGGACGATGATGAGGTGTCAGGGTGTCCTCCAGAGTCGAAAATCTGTGAAGCAACAGCTGAGGACATGACAGCAGCAGCACCCACGGCTGCTGCCATAGAACCTGCTGAGTTGACTGTTGAAGCTGGTGAGGACCTTCCTGTGCATGACATCTGTGATGGGGAGATGCCTGGAG ATAGGGCTTTGGAGTCCCACTATTCTGATCATCCAAAGACAAAGAAATCTCAAGCAGTTG ATAGAGCTTTGGAGTCTGACCCTTCTGATCatctagaaggaaagaaatatccagcagatg ATAGAGCTTTGGAGTCCGACCCTTCTGATcatccagaaggaaagaaatatccagcagatg ATAGAGCTTTGGAGTCCGACCCTTCTGATcatccagaaggaaagaaatatccaTCAAATG ATAGGGCTTTGGAGTGTGACCCTTCTGATCatccagaaggaaggaaatactcAGCAGATG ataGTTCCTCGGAGTTGAGCTCTTCTCAAACATGGACATCCCAAACAG atagtTCCTTGGAGTTGAGCTCTTCTGAAACATGGACATCCCAAACAG cacaagaaataggagaaaacagCCTTAGAAACCAT ATATATATggatcatttttctttgaaattcagtTCATGCTCGACAATTTTTCTTGAAGACAGCACAGCCAGCTGCCCTGATTTTGAAATGACACTACACTA TGTCGCCttggagttttattttcttaccaaGGAAag aaaaggaattGTATCTTTCACAATATTTGATGAACGTGTATACCCATTGGAA gacaaaatggaaaaatacattagGTGTGATCCTTCACAGACAATGATTTACGAATTTATACGTTCCCTGTTTTatgtaaaaattctaaatgttgcTGATGTCATCAAAAGTAGG ATGTACATCCAAAGACTTCTACGGTGTGCTCCTATGTACATTCGTCCAACCACCTGGAGGAGGATTATCCTTGGAGCCTTTCTTGTTGTCATCAAGGTTGGGAGCAATGTGGCCGTGTGCAATGAGGACTTATGCATGCGCTTTGAGAAAACTACAGTTGACGATCT GAATATGTTGGAAATGTACTTCTTGAGGCTAATTGATTATGATACTAACGTTTCTAAAAGCACTTATACCGGATACTACTTCCGTCTTCGTGACTTTATAGTCAGCCATGGCCTGAGTTCACCTACTTACCTTCTTGACAGAAAAAGAGCATGGGATCTGCAG
- the LOC103791257 gene encoding cyclin-Y-like protein 2 isoform X32, whose protein sequence is MGNILCCCVCPKSDDDEVSGCPPESKICEATAEDMTAAAPTAAAIEPAELTVEAGEDLPVHDICDGEMPGDRALESHYSDHPKTKKSQAVDRALESDPSDHLEGKKYPADDRALESDPSDHPEGKKYPADDRALESDPSDHPEGKKYPSNDRALECDPSDHPEGRKYSADDSSSELSSSQTWTSQTDSSLELSSSETWTSQTAQEIGENSLRNHIYMDHFSLKFSSCSTIFLEDSTASCPDFEMTLHYVALEFYFLTKERKGIVSFTIFDERVYPLEDKMEKYIRCDPSQTMIYEFIRSLFYVKILNVADVIKSRMYIQRLLRCAPMYIRPTTWRRIILGAFLVVIKVGSNVAVCNEDLCMRFEKTTVDDLNMLEMYFLRLIDYDTNVSKSTYTGYYFRLRDFIVSHGLSSPTYLLDRKRAWDLQALSRMEQYEVFYTGKTRSVSVDDVTTLQRTRAILS, encoded by the exons ATGGGGAACATACTGTGCTGCTGTGTGTGCCCCAAGTCGGACGATGATGAGGTGTCAGGGTGTCCTCCAGAGTCGAAAATCTGTGAAGCAACAGCTGAGGACATGACAGCAGCAGCACCCACGGCTGCTGCCATAGAACCTGCTGAGTTGACTGTTGAAGCTGGTGAGGACCTTCCTGTGCATGACATCTGTGATGGGGAGATGCCTGGAG ATAGGGCTTTGGAGTCCCACTATTCTGATCATCCAAAGACAAAGAAATCTCAAGCAGTTG ATAGAGCTTTGGAGTCTGACCCTTCTGATCatctagaaggaaagaaatatccagcagatg ATAGAGCTTTGGAGTCCGACCCTTCAGATcatccagaaggaaagaaatatccagcagatg ATAGAGCTTTGGAGTCCGACCCTTCTGATcatccagaaggaaagaaatatccaTCAAATG ATAGGGCTTTGGAGTGTGACCCTTCTGATCatccagaaggaaggaaatactcAGCAGATG ataGTTCCTCGGAGTTGAGCTCTTCTCAAACATGGACATCCCAAACAG atagtTCCTTGGAGTTGAGCTCTTCTGAAACATGGACATCCCAAACAG cacaagaaataggagaaaacagCCTTAGAAACCAT ATATATATggatcatttttctttgaaattcagtTCATGCTCGACAATTTTTCTTGAAGACAGCACAGCCAGCTGCCCTGATTTTGAAATGACACTACACTA TGTCGCCttggagttttattttcttaccaaGGAAag aaaaggaattGTATCTTTCACAATATTTGATGAACGTGTATACCCATTGGAA gacaaaatggaaaaatacattagGTGTGATCCTTCACAGACAATGATTTACGAATTTATACGTTCCCTGTTTTatgtaaaaattctaaatgttgcTGATGTCATCAAAAGTAGG ATGTACATCCAAAGACTTCTACGGTGTGCTCCTATGTACATTCGTCCAACCACCTGGAGGAGGATTATCCTTGGAGCCTTTCTTGTTGTCATCAAGGTTGGGAGCAATGTGGCCGTGTGCAATGAGGACTTATGCATGCGCTTTGAGAAAACTACAGTTGACGATCT GAATATGTTGGAAATGTACTTCTTGAGGCTAATTGATTATGATACTAACGTTTCTAAAAGCACTTATACCGGATACTACTTCCGTCTTCGTGACTTTATAGTCAGCCATGGCCTGAGTTCACCTACTTACCTTCTTGACAGAAAAAGAGCATGGGATCTGCAG
- the LOC103791257 gene encoding cyclin-Y-like protein 2 isoform X30: MGNILCCCVCPKSDDDEVSGCPPESKICEATAEDMTAAAPTAAAIEPAELTVEAGEDLPVHDICDGEMPGDRALESHYSDHPKTKKSQAVDRALESDPSDHLEGKKYPADDRALESDPSDHPEGKKYPADDRALESDPSDHPEGKKYPSNDRALECDPSDHPEGRKYSADDSSSELSSSQTWTSQTDSSLELSSSETWTSQTAQEIGENSLRNHIYMDHFSLKFSSCSTIFLEDSTASCPDFEMTLHYVALEFYFLTKERKGIVSFTIFDERVYPLEDKMEKYIRCDPSQTMIYEFIRSLFYVKILNVADVIKSRMYIQRLLRCAPMYIRPTTWRRIILGAFLVVIKVGSNVAVCNEDLCMRFEKTTVDDLNMLEMYFLRLIDYDTNVSKSTYTGYYFRLRDFIVSHGLSSPTYLLDRKRAWDLQALSRMEQYEVFYTGKTRSVSVDDVTTLQRTRAILS, translated from the exons ATGGGGAACATACTGTGCTGCTGTGTGTGCCCCAAGTCGGACGATGATGAGGTGTCAGGGTGTCCTCCAGAGTCGAAAATCTGTGAAGCAACAGCTGAGGACATGACAGCAGCAGCACCCACGGCTGCTGCCATAGAACCTGCTGAGTTGACTGTTGAAGCTGGTGAGGACCTTCCTGTGCATGACATCTGTGATGGGGAGATGCCTGGAG ATAGGGCTTTGGAGTCCCACTATTCTGATCATCCAAAGACAAAGAAATCTCAAGCAGTTG ATAGAGCTTTGGAGTCTGACCCTTCTGATCatctagaaggaaagaaatatccagcagatg ATAGAGCTTTGGAGTCTGACCCTTCTGATcatccagaaggaaagaaatatccagcagatg ATAGAGCTTTGGAGTCCGACCCTTCTGATcatccagaaggaaagaaatatccaTCAAATG ATAGGGCTTTGGAGTGTGACCCTTCTGATCatccagaaggaaggaaatactcAGCAGATG ataGTTCCTCGGAGTTGAGCTCTTCTCAAACATGGACATCCCAAACAG atagtTCCTTGGAGTTGAGCTCTTCTGAAACATGGACATCCCAAACAG cacaagaaataggagaaaacagCCTTAGAAACCAT ATATATATggatcatttttctttgaaattcagtTCATGCTCGACAATTTTTCTTGAAGACAGCACAGCCAGCTGCCCTGATTTTGAAATGACACTACACTA TGTCGCCttggagttttattttcttaccaaGGAAag aaaaggaattGTATCTTTCACAATATTTGATGAACGTGTATACCCATTGGAA gacaaaatggaaaaatacattagGTGTGATCCTTCACAGACAATGATTTACGAATTTATACGTTCCCTGTTTTatgtaaaaattctaaatgttgcTGATGTCATCAAAAGTAGG ATGTACATCCAAAGACTTCTACGGTGTGCTCCTATGTACATTCGTCCAACCACCTGGAGGAGGATTATCCTTGGAGCCTTTCTTGTTGTCATCAAGGTTGGGAGCAATGTGGCCGTGTGCAATGAGGACTTATGCATGCGCTTTGAGAAAACTACAGTTGACGATCT GAATATGTTGGAAATGTACTTCTTGAGGCTAATTGATTATGATACTAACGTTTCTAAAAGCACTTATACCGGATACTACTTCCGTCTTCGTGACTTTATAGTCAGCCATGGCCTGAGTTCACCTACTTACCTTCTTGACAGAAAAAGAGCATGGGATCTGCAG
- the LOC103791257 gene encoding cyclin-Y-like protein 2 isoform X22: MGNILCCCVCPKSDDDEVSGCPPESKICEATAEDMTAAAPTAAAIEPAELTVEAGEDLPVHDICDGEMPGDRALESHYSDHPKTKKSQAVDRALESDPSDHLEGKKYPADDRALESDPSDHPEGKKYPADDRALESDPSDHPEGKKYPADDRALESDPSDHPEGKKYPSNDRALECDPSDHPEGRKYSADDSSSELSSSQTWTSQTDSSLELSSSETWTSQTAQEIGENSLRNHIYMDHFSLKFSSCSTIFLEDSTASCPDFEMTLHYVALEFYFLTKERKGIVSFTIFDERVYPLEDKMEKYIRCDPSQTMIYEFIRSLFYVKILNVADVIKSRMYIQRLLRCAPMYIRPTTWRRIILGAFLVVIKVGSNVAVCNEDLCMRFEKTTVDDLNMLEMYFLRLIDYDTNVSKSTYTGYYFRLRDFIVSHGLSSPTYLLDRKRAWDLQALSRMEQYEVFYTGKTRSVSVDDVTTLQRTRAILS, encoded by the exons ATGGGGAACATACTGTGCTGCTGTGTGTGCCCCAAGTCGGACGATGATGAGGTGTCAGGGTGTCCTCCAGAGTCGAAAATCTGTGAAGCAACAGCTGAGGACATGACAGCAGCAGCACCCACGGCTGCTGCCATAGAACCTGCTGAGTTGACTGTTGAAGCTGGTGAGGACCTTCCTGTGCATGACATCTGTGATGGGGAGATGCCTGGAG ATAGGGCTTTGGAGTCCCACTATTCTGATCATCCAAAGACAAAGAAATCTCAAGCAGTTG ATAGAGCTTTGGAGTCTGACCCTTCTGATCatctagaaggaaagaaatatccagcagatg ATAGAGCTTTGGAGTCTGACCCTTCTGATcatccagaaggaaagaaatatccagcagatg ATAGAGCTTTGGAGTCCGACCCTTCTGATcatccagaaggaaagaaatatccagcagatg ATAGAGCTTTGGAGTCCGACCCTTCTGATcatccagaaggaaagaaatatccaTCAAATG ATAGGGCTTTGGAGTGTGACCCTTCTGATCatccagaaggaaggaaatactcAGCAGATG ataGTTCCTCGGAGTTGAGCTCTTCTCAAACATGGACATCCCAAACAG atagtTCCTTGGAGTTGAGCTCTTCTGAAACATGGACATCCCAAACAG cacaagaaataggagaaaacagCCTTAGAAACCAT ATATATATggatcatttttctttgaaattcagtTCATGCTCGACAATTTTTCTTGAAGACAGCACAGCCAGCTGCCCTGATTTTGAAATGACACTACACTA TGTCGCCttggagttttattttcttaccaaGGAAag aaaaggaattGTATCTTTCACAATATTTGATGAACGTGTATACCCATTGGAA gacaaaatggaaaaatacattagGTGTGATCCTTCACAGACAATGATTTACGAATTTATACGTTCCCTGTTTTatgtaaaaattctaaatgttgcTGATGTCATCAAAAGTAGG ATGTACATCCAAAGACTTCTACGGTGTGCTCCTATGTACATTCGTCCAACCACCTGGAGGAGGATTATCCTTGGAGCCTTTCTTGTTGTCATCAAGGTTGGGAGCAATGTGGCCGTGTGCAATGAGGACTTATGCATGCGCTTTGAGAAAACTACAGTTGACGATCT GAATATGTTGGAAATGTACTTCTTGAGGCTAATTGATTATGATACTAACGTTTCTAAAAGCACTTATACCGGATACTACTTCCGTCTTCGTGACTTTATAGTCAGCCATGGCCTGAGTTCACCTACTTACCTTCTTGACAGAAAAAGAGCATGGGATCTGCAG
- the LOC103791257 gene encoding uncharacterized protein LOC103791257 isoform X1: protein MGNILCCCVCPKSDDDEVSGCPPESKICEATAEDMTAAAPTAAAIEPAELTVEAGEDLPVHDICDGEMPGDRALESHYSDHPKTKKSQAVDRALESDPSDHLEGKKYPADDRALESDPSDHPEGKKYPADDRALESDPSDHPEGKKYPADDRALESDPSDHPEGKKYPADDRALESDPSDHPEGKKYPADGEATLFFSTKKKSENSRLMRCIIEDRALESDPSDHPEGKKYPADDRALESDPSDHPEGKKYPSNDRALECDPSDHPEGRKYSADDSSSELSSSQTWTSQTDSSLELSSSETWTSQTAQEIGENSLRNHIYMDHFSLKFSSCSTIFLEDSTASCPDFEMTLHYVALEFYFLTKERKGIVSFTIFDERVYPLEDKMEKYIRCDPSQTMIYEFIRSLFYVKILNVADVIKSRMYIQRLLRCAPMYIRPTTWRRIILGAFLVVIKVGSNVAVCNEDLCMRFEKTTVDDLNMLEMYFLRLIDYDTNVSKSTYTGYYFRLRDFIVSHGLSSPTYLLDRKRAWDLQALSRMEQYEVFYTGKTRSVSVDDVTTLQRTRAILS from the exons ATGGGGAACATACTGTGCTGCTGTGTGTGCCCCAAGTCGGACGATGATGAGGTGTCAGGGTGTCCTCCAGAGTCGAAAATCTGTGAAGCAACAGCTGAGGACATGACAGCAGCAGCACCCACGGCTGCTGCCATAGAACCTGCTGAGTTGACTGTTGAAGCTGGTGAGGACCTTCCTGTGCATGACATCTGTGATGGGGAGATGCCTGGAG ATAGGGCTTTGGAGTCCCACTATTCTGATCATCCAAAGACAAAGAAATCTCAAGCAGTTG ATAGAGCTTTGGAGTCTGACCCTTCTGATCatctagaaggaaagaaatatccagcagatg ATAGAGCTTTGGAGTCTGACCCTTCTGATcatccagaaggaaagaaatatccagcagatg ATAGAGCTTTGGAGTCCGACCCTTCTGATcatccagaaggaaagaaatatccagcagatg ATAGAGCTTTGGAGTCCGACCCTTCAGATcatccagaaggaaagaaatatccagcagatg ATAGAGCTTTGGAGTCTGACCCTTCTGATcatccagaaggaaagaaatatccagcagatggtgaggcaacattgtttttttctaccaagaagaagagtgaaaactctCGTTTGATGAGGTGTATAATAGAAG ATAGAGCTTTGGAGTCCGACCCTTCTGATcatccagaaggaaagaaatatccagcagatg ATAGAGCTTTGGAGTCCGACCCTTCTGATcatccagaaggaaagaaatatccaTCAAATG ATAGGGCTTTGGAGTGTGACCCTTCTGATCatccagaaggaaggaaatactcAGCAGATG ataGTTCCTCGGAGTTGAGCTCTTCTCAAACATGGACATCCCAAACAG atagtTCCTTGGAGTTGAGCTCTTCTGAAACATGGACATCCCAAACAG cacaagaaataggagaaaacagCCTTAGAAACCAT ATATATATggatcatttttctttgaaattcagtTCATGCTCGACAATTTTTCTTGAAGACAGCACAGCCAGCTGCCCTGATTTTGAAATGACACTACACTA TGTCGCCttggagttttattttcttaccaaGGAAag aaaaggaattGTATCTTTCACAATATTTGATGAACGTGTATACCCATTGGAA gacaaaatggaaaaatacattagGTGTGATCCTTCACAGACAATGATTTACGAATTTATACGTTCCCTGTTTTatgtaaaaattctaaatgttgcTGATGTCATCAAAAGTAGG ATGTACATCCAAAGACTTCTACGGTGTGCTCCTATGTACATTCGTCCAACCACCTGGAGGAGGATTATCCTTGGAGCCTTTCTTGTTGTCATCAAGGTTGGGAGCAATGTGGCCGTGTGCAATGAGGACTTATGCATGCGCTTTGAGAAAACTACAGTTGACGATCT GAATATGTTGGAAATGTACTTCTTGAGGCTAATTGATTATGATACTAACGTTTCTAAAAGCACTTATACCGGATACTACTTCCGTCTTCGTGACTTTATAGTCAGCCATGGCCTGAGTTCACCTACTTACCTTCTTGACAGAAAAAGAGCATGGGATCTGCAG
- the LOC103791257 gene encoding cyclin-Y-like protein 2 isoform X26 has product MGNILCCCVCPKSDDDEVSGCPPESKICEATAEDMTAAAPTAAAIEPAELTVEAGEDLPVHDICDGEMPGDRALESHYSDHPKTKKSQAVDRALESDPSDHLEGKKYPADDRALESDPSDHPEGKKYPADDRALESDPSDHPEGKKYPADDRALESDPSDHPEGKKYPSNDRALECDPSDHPEGRKYSADDSSSELSSSQTWTSQTDSSLELSSSETWTSQTAQEIGENSLRNHIYMDHFSLKFSSCSTIFLEDSTASCPDFEMTLHYVALEFYFLTKERKGIVSFTIFDERVYPLEDKMEKYIRCDPSQTMIYEFIRSLFYVKILNVADVIKSRMYIQRLLRCAPMYIRPTTWRRIILGAFLVVIKVGSNVAVCNEDLCMRFEKTTVDDLNMLEMYFLRLIDYDTNVSKSTYTGYYFRLRDFIVSHGLSSPTYLLDRKRAWDLQALSRMEQYEVFYTGKTRSVSVDDVTTLQRTRAILS; this is encoded by the exons ATGGGGAACATACTGTGCTGCTGTGTGTGCCCCAAGTCGGACGATGATGAGGTGTCAGGGTGTCCTCCAGAGTCGAAAATCTGTGAAGCAACAGCTGAGGACATGACAGCAGCAGCACCCACGGCTGCTGCCATAGAACCTGCTGAGTTGACTGTTGAAGCTGGTGAGGACCTTCCTGTGCATGACATCTGTGATGGGGAGATGCCTGGAG ATAGGGCTTTGGAGTCCCACTATTCTGATCATCCAAAGACAAAGAAATCTCAAGCAGTTG ATAGAGCTTTGGAGTCTGACCCTTCTGATCatctagaaggaaagaaatatccagcagatg ATAGAGCTTTGGAGTCCGACCCTTCTGATcatccagaaggaaagaaatatccagcagatg ATAGAGCTTTGGAGTCTGACCCTTCTGATcatccagaaggaaagaaatatccagcagatg ATAGAGCTTTGGAGTCCGACCCTTCTGATcatccagaaggaaagaaatatccaTCAAATG ATAGGGCTTTGGAGTGTGACCCTTCTGATCatccagaaggaaggaaatactcAGCAGATG ataGTTCCTCGGAGTTGAGCTCTTCTCAAACATGGACATCCCAAACAG atagtTCCTTGGAGTTGAGCTCTTCTGAAACATGGACATCCCAAACAG cacaagaaataggagaaaacagCCTTAGAAACCAT ATATATATggatcatttttctttgaaattcagtTCATGCTCGACAATTTTTCTTGAAGACAGCACAGCCAGCTGCCCTGATTTTGAAATGACACTACACTA TGTCGCCttggagttttattttcttaccaaGGAAag aaaaggaattGTATCTTTCACAATATTTGATGAACGTGTATACCCATTGGAA gacaaaatggaaaaatacattagGTGTGATCCTTCACAGACAATGATTTACGAATTTATACGTTCCCTGTTTTatgtaaaaattctaaatgttgcTGATGTCATCAAAAGTAGG ATGTACATCCAAAGACTTCTACGGTGTGCTCCTATGTACATTCGTCCAACCACCTGGAGGAGGATTATCCTTGGAGCCTTTCTTGTTGTCATCAAGGTTGGGAGCAATGTGGCCGTGTGCAATGAGGACTTATGCATGCGCTTTGAGAAAACTACAGTTGACGATCT GAATATGTTGGAAATGTACTTCTTGAGGCTAATTGATTATGATACTAACGTTTCTAAAAGCACTTATACCGGATACTACTTCCGTCTTCGTGACTTTATAGTCAGCCATGGCCTGAGTTCACCTACTTACCTTCTTGACAGAAAAAGAGCATGGGATCTGCAG
- the LOC103791257 gene encoding cyclin-Y-like protein 2 isoform X16 has protein sequence MGNILCCCVCPKSDDDEVSGCPPESKICEATAEDMTAAAPTAAAIEPAELTVEAGEDLPVHDICDGEMPGDRALESHYSDHPKTKKSQAVDRALESDPSDHLEGKKYPADDRALESDPSDHPEGKKYPADDRALESDPSDHPEGKKYPADDRALESDPSDHPEGKKYPADDRALESDPSDHPEGKKYPSNDRALECDPSDHPEGRKYSADDSSSELSSSQTWTSQTDSSLELSSSETWTSQTAQEIGENSLRNHIYMDHFSLKFSSCSTIFLEDSTASCPDFEMTLHYVALEFYFLTKERKGIVSFTIFDERVYPLEDKMEKYIRCDPSQTMIYEFIRSLFYVKILNVADVIKSRMYIQRLLRCAPMYIRPTTWRRIILGAFLVVIKVGSNVAVCNEDLCMRFEKTTVDDLNMLEMYFLRLIDYDTNVSKSTYTGYYFRLRDFIVSHGLSSPTYLLDRKRAWDLQALSRMEQYEVFYTGKTRSVSVDDVTTLQRTRAILS, from the exons ATGGGGAACATACTGTGCTGCTGTGTGTGCCCCAAGTCGGACGATGATGAGGTGTCAGGGTGTCCTCCAGAGTCGAAAATCTGTGAAGCAACAGCTGAGGACATGACAGCAGCAGCACCCACGGCTGCTGCCATAGAACCTGCTGAGTTGACTGTTGAAGCTGGTGAGGACCTTCCTGTGCATGACATCTGTGATGGGGAGATGCCTGGAG ATAGGGCTTTGGAGTCCCACTATTCTGATCATCCAAAGACAAAGAAATCTCAAGCAGTTG ATAGAGCTTTGGAGTCTGACCCTTCTGATCatctagaaggaaagaaatatccagcagatg ATAGAGCTTTGGAGTCCGACCCTTCTGATcatccagaaggaaagaaatatccagcagatg ATAGAGCTTTGGAGTCTGACCCTTCTGATcatccagaaggaaagaaatatccagcagatg ATAGAGCTTTGGAGTCCGACCCTTCTGATcatccagaaggaaagaaatatccagcagatg ATAGAGCTTTGGAGTCCGACCCTTCTGATcatccagaaggaaagaaatatccaTCAAATG ATAGGGCTTTGGAGTGTGACCCTTCTGATCatccagaaggaaggaaatactcAGCAGATG ataGTTCCTCGGAGTTGAGCTCTTCTCAAACATGGACATCCCAAACAG atagtTCCTTGGAGTTGAGCTCTTCTGAAACATGGACATCCCAAACAG cacaagaaataggagaaaacagCCTTAGAAACCAT ATATATATggatcatttttctttgaaattcagtTCATGCTCGACAATTTTTCTTGAAGACAGCACAGCCAGCTGCCCTGATTTTGAAATGACACTACACTA TGTCGCCttggagttttattttcttaccaaGGAAag aaaaggaattGTATCTTTCACAATATTTGATGAACGTGTATACCCATTGGAA gacaaaatggaaaaatacattagGTGTGATCCTTCACAGACAATGATTTACGAATTTATACGTTCCCTGTTTTatgtaaaaattctaaatgttgcTGATGTCATCAAAAGTAGG ATGTACATCCAAAGACTTCTACGGTGTGCTCCTATGTACATTCGTCCAACCACCTGGAGGAGGATTATCCTTGGAGCCTTTCTTGTTGTCATCAAGGTTGGGAGCAATGTGGCCGTGTGCAATGAGGACTTATGCATGCGCTTTGAGAAAACTACAGTTGACGATCT GAATATGTTGGAAATGTACTTCTTGAGGCTAATTGATTATGATACTAACGTTTCTAAAAGCACTTATACCGGATACTACTTCCGTCTTCGTGACTTTATAGTCAGCCATGGCCTGAGTTCACCTACTTACCTTCTTGACAGAAAAAGAGCATGGGATCTGCAG